One window from the genome of Maridesulfovibrio ferrireducens encodes:
- a CDS encoding DUF6088 family protein, whose protein sequence is MQVSAQINNYIKSIPPGKIITYQDFRDLQKSKPQALAKALERLVKKQVLIRQAKGTFYRPKKTIFGQVSPSDFTICWN, encoded by the coding sequence ATGCAAGTTTCAGCACAAATAAATAATTACATAAAATCGATCCCACCGGGAAAGATCATCACTTATCAGGACTTTCGGGACTTGCAGAAAAGCAAACCGCAAGCTCTAGCAAAGGCTTTGGAGCGTTTGGTGAAAAAGCAGGTTTTAATCCGGCAGGCAAAAGGAACTTTCTACCGCCCAAAGAAAACTATTTTTGGGCAGGTCAGCCCTTCTGACTTTACCATATGCTGGAATTGA